A window of the Besnoitia besnoiti strain Bb-Ger1 chromosome VI, whole genome shotgun sequence genome harbors these coding sequences:
- a CDS encoding hypothetical protein (encoded by transcript BESB_068690) produces the protein MSSWLSAKISALGERVMDSVLDAVVQNQDVHIKNLQNMQQWNISRLVNRVVNAKYFYKQNNVESSPDFDALFPPSFSPVPVSRASSAQSGCAAQPRDASSSAASLFVPQGPIGRLEICVGSCSLVLFTAEGGRVLPHVAMLQRQQQHQQLLWQTVIHVENQEQRSPCYKMEQRDAYSTNEILFNDSYEFPVRDLWTDICINVFALKTKRHIIIHPSSSSPGAAGASVSSSCRHSSHHHSSRHSRSRASPAGGASASSAESSAGATGGLAGDAGALGSSTDASLGASAPAGAGNRERSDGAGRAAGQDDGERGLEAGACSVDSCRGSRMYSPSPPSDSPPTSRHSSHATLSHSSLSPSGVPKASTLPAASSSSSSREGRYLYGRAIVPLSAFLSSTPPQWEAHERRGEPASRHRRESLLWRGVQSVRERMWGRSERGEKLRKADDAGDSEERRVSRAEFWVQLFPDNNKLSERKFLKPVKGFEEFGMKNPLSTLGFLRVAVAFEWLHEPAVSPLLSCLLPPSHLWVVPLKPEPHFVESFSRRCKDVLEEPPRWIDLFFHFGGHLADRTWSGSACWFLFWINLFYLTCLAPLWQVPACVFLAVGFISFSYFLLRQNRFFRGAAAHLARATVPLAAPPLSFHTPTWAAPVSPSFSLLLPSASPSLSASASLASCSAPACLLASGSSSSGTPAFSAGAAAPPAPPEASPFFRYKDKRDKSSRSLVAPLGDCPEGSDWEEGFSDDAAWPQAFKEANRADQGRAWPPRPRRGSSCSVMGEGEETRENRPPARRRLALAVDRPLRDAEGKEDLEADAAEARDARRRRNCLEKPPDAADAAILAALGLSSLRSSFSFSGAEPVAKRPAENPRGDDEPDSRQSLDYFFAGSEGAETKRNDRDSPLQGAAPAPPAAFAPREEDSVVLGGRWEDSEKGEGCSAAAQRAGRVSKVSSPFGDITLFVRESTKGEEGRGLASDETWPVFADDEAEPLVQEQLNKLIELATGLQIATGYLSSVTEKLRYAFNWEDPFLSFASLLLLFVHALLWSLLLYGATFVPLIVFRVLLFVGFLLFGFVTDPRVQARVDEKLKRELSRRSETEKASQAALGGADVAGSDAIADGRPHQNLDARNAAALPCAETEDSCGRLSSASSTGSCSLPFGSAAAGGFDARADGAEGDDGARAVGATPEDGERDAGESGYSARGGRDKKEQPANLRGLTPSSWLASLVGPASPFLPSKDSTAPAAAADVSSSAGLGASPIWNLVDVSAILRRRGPPSARAVTLGRRQSASSASLPQATRDGEEKRRPSLASQFAATDKSYSCTDVTDPADAAPPVERRASSPLPVSHLSLLSSFESSAGASSPSAERVGLLTFLAEDTQSRCRALASILSALLPSFLFANASPLATCLDALEGGAQRLSAFMQAALFCPLLRALESAVATYFSLLYFWWMRLPDRREIEHRLIASTQVVSSLHALVPAASSAPASRRVAAPAPVFAATSPPSAMATRSLFSVDSLLFAPARRLALAHAAPAAAGGAAPDVREYLDNYFQQRWEKENPLTASVYAAAPYLLPAAQKKGTKTSAKSEEKDVFARDLPRKREKPEALTVRAREVKLAGAAFGSTLDKEAVIARATSGGYAPEVALFASNLSPQELQKWQQAQARRVSDRPRSRPTSQRGSASGSRSSSPHSLGSSWARPESRKETEPDGESRDARRSSAAFASRARAATKDRDSARERERGDKRERYVGPVISLGGEDIAIVTHRRPPPARGPRPTGAPSASFAPGAIDGGDGEQREAERPADEKQTQDAASKLVRGLHLADFPAFDIFFGRTRKASRDSDVSLDAQVDDEGNSAAQREPGGR, from the exons ATGTCGTCGTGGCTCTCCGCCAAAATCTCCGCTCTCGGAGAGCGGGTGATGGACAGCGTGCTCGACGCCGTTGTCCAGAACCAAGATGTGCACATCAAGAATCTGCAAAACATGCAGCAG TGGAACATTTCGCGTCTGGTGAACCGCGTGGTGAACGCCAAGTACTTTTACAAGCAGAACAACGTGGAGAGCTCGCCAGACTTCGACGCCCTGTTTCCGCCCTCGTTTTCCCCGGTGCCTGTGTCGCGCGCTTCGTCCGCGCAGAGCGgatgcgccgcgcagccacgagatgcctcctcgtcggccGCGTCTCTATTCGTCCCCCAAGGCCCCATAGGGCGCTTGGAAATCTGCGTCGGCTCCTGCTCCCTCGTGCTTTTCAccgccgagggcggccgcgtcttGCCTCATGTGGCCatgctgcagaggcagcagcagcaccagcAGTTGCTGTGGCAGACAGTCATTCATGTCGAGAATCAGGAGCAAAGAAGTCCGTGCTACAAGATGGAGCAGCGGGACGCCTACTCGACAAACGAGATCCT GTTCAACGACTCCTACGAGTTCCCAGTTCGGGACCTGTGGACAGATATCTGCATCAACGTTTTTGCTTTGAAGACGAAGCGCCACATCATCATCCacccttcgtcgtcgtctccaggggccgccggcgcctctgtctcttcgagCTGCAGACACTCTTCTCACCACCATTCGAGCCGCcactcgcgctcgcgggcgtcccCTGCCGGCGGGGCGTCGGCTTCTTCCGCTGAGtcgtccgccggcgcgaccggGGGCCTCGCGGGCGATGCGGGCGCGTTGGGCTCCTCCACGGACGCGTCCCTCggggcctcggcgccggcgggcgccggcaaCAGGGAGCGGTCCGACGGAGCCGGCAGGGCCGCGGGGCaggacgacggagagcgaggcctcgAGGCGG GCGCGTGCAGCGTGGAcagctgccgcggcagccgcatgtattccccgtctccgccttccgaCTCGCCTCCCACCTCGCGCCACTCTTCGCATGCGACGCTGTCGCATAGCTCGCTGAGTCCCTCGGGCGTCCCCAAGGCCTCCACCTtgccggcggcgtcttcttcctcgtcttcgcgtgAGGGCCGCTACCTCTACGGCCGCGCCATCGTGCCGCTCTCCGCTTTTCTGTcctccacgcctccgcagtgggaggcgcacgagcggcgcggcgagcctgcATCGCGCCACAGAAGAGAGTCGTTGCTGTGGCGCGGCGTCCAGAGCGTGCGCGAGCGCATGTGGGGCCggagcgagcgaggcgaaaaaTTAAGGAaggccgacgacgcaggcgacagcgaagagcgcAGAGTCAGCCGCGCAGAGTTCTGGGTGCAGCTCTTCCCCGACAACAACAAACTATCCGAGCGAAAATTCCTCAAGCCCGTCAAAG GCTTCGAGGAGTTTGGCATGAAGAATCCCCTGAGCACTCTGGgctttctgcgcgtcgcaGTGGCCTTCGAGTGGCTGCATGAACCCGCagtctcgccgctgctgtcgtgtctgctgccgccgtctcATCTCTGGGTGGTGCCGCTGAAGCCCGAGCCGCACTTCGTGGAGTCCTTCTCGCGCCGATGCAAAGACGTTCTCGAGGAGCCTCCCCGCTGGATAGACCTCTTCTTCCACTTCGGCG GACACTTGGCGGACCGGACGTGGTCGGGGTCTGCGTGCTGGTTTCTTTTTTGGATAAACTTGTTTTACCTCACgtgtctcgcgcctctgtgGCAAGTCCCGGCTTGTGTGTTTCTGGCGGTCGGTTTCATCTCTTTTTCGTATTTTCTTCTACGTCAAAATCGTTTTtttcgaggcgccgcggctcacctcgcgcgcgcgaccgtccccctggcggcgccgccgctgtcgtTTCACACGCCGACAtgggcggcgccggtgtcaccgtcgttctctctcttgcttccttctgcctctccgtcgctctcagcctctgcgtcgctcgcgtcttgctcggcgcctgcgtgcctGCTGGCCTCcggctcttcgtcttctgggACCCCTGCGTTTTCGgctggtgctgctgcgccgcccgccccgccggaGGCCTCGCCGTTCTTCCGCTACAAAGACAAGCGCGATAAGAGCTCGAGAtccctcgtcgcgccgctgggcGACTGCCCCGAGGGCAGCGACTGGGAGGAAGGCTTCTCGGATGACGCGGCGTGGCCTCAGGCATTCAAAGAGGCGAACAGGGCCGACCAGGGCCGCGCCtggcccccgcgcccgcgccgagggTCCTCCTGCTCGGTCatgggcgagggcgaggaaacCCGCGAGAACCGCCCTCCCGCTcgacggcgcctcgcgctcgccgtcgatcgccctctgcgcgacgccgaaggcAAGGAAGACCTcgaggccgacgcggcggaggcgcgagacgcacggcggaggcgaaactGCCTGGAGAAGCCGCCTGAtgcagccgacgccgccATCTTGGCTGCGCTcggcctctcctccctccgctcctccttctccttctcgggAGCGGAGCCGGTCGCGAAGCGCCCCGCAGAAaacccgcgaggcgacgatgAACCCGACAGCAGACAGTCCTTGGACTACTTCTTCGCCGGCTccgagggcgccgagacgAAGCGAAACGATCGCGATTCGCCCCttcagggcgccgcgcccgctccgcctgccgcctttgcgccgcgcgaggaagacagcgTCGTCCTCGGGGGCCGCTGGGAGgacagcgagaagggcgagggctgcagcgccgcggcgcagcgcgcggggcGCGTCTCGAAGGTCTCTTCGCCTTTTGGAGACATCACGCTCTTTGTCCGCGAAAGCACgaagggcgaagaaggcagaggcctcgcctccgacgAGACCTGGCCCGTTttcgccgacgacgaagccGAGCCTCTCGTGCAAGAACAACTCAACAAGTTAATTGAACTCGCCACTGGTCTCCAG ATTGCGACGGGCTATCTGTCTTCGGTGACAGAGAAGCTGCGTTACGCGTTTAACTGGGAAGATCCTTTCCTTTCGTTCGCTTCCCTGCTTCTGCTGTTTGTTCACGCCCTCCTCTGGTCGCTGTTGCTCTACGGGGCCACGTTTGTGCCGCTGATCGTCTTCCGGGTCCTGCTTTTTgtcggcttcctcctcttcggcttCGTCACAGACCCGCGCGTCCAGGCGCGCGTAGACGAGAAGCTGAAGCGCGAGCTCAGTCGGCGCTCAGAGACTGAAAAGGCTTCCCAGgccgctctcggcggcgcggacgtgGCTGGCAGCGATGCGATCGCAGACGGCAGGCCGCACCAGAACCTCGACGCGagaaacgccgccgccttgccctgcgcagagactgaggacagctgcggccgcctgtcgtcggcgtcctcgacTGGCTCCTGCTCGTTGCCCTTCggctccgctgcagccgggGGGTTCGACGCCCGAGcggacggcgccgagggagacgacggagCCCGCGCGGTAGGGGCGACCCctgaggacggcgagcgcgacgccggcgagagtGGATActccgcgcgaggaggccgcgacaAGAAGGAGCAGCCCGCGAACCTCAGAGGCCTCACGCCCTCGTCgtggctcgcctcgctcgtcgGTCCAGCTTCGCCCTTCCTGCCTAGCAAGGACTCCACggcccctgcggccgccgcggacgtgTCGAGCTCTGCGGGTTtgggcgcctcgccgatATGGAATTTGGTTGACGTTTCTGCGAttctgaggcggcgcgggccgcccagcgcgcgcgcagtgACTCTCGGTCGGCGTCaaagcgcctcctccgcctcgttgcctcaggcgacgcgcgacggcgaggagaagcgccgcccgAGCCTGGCGAGCCAATTCGCAGCCACGGACAAGTCGTATTCCTGCACAGACGTGACCGAcccggcggacgcggcgccgcctgtcgAGCGCCGGGCCTCGTCTCCGTTGCCCGTCTCGCATCTCTCCTTACTGTCTTCGTTCGAgtcgtctgcgggcgcgagtTCGCCGAGCGCCGAGAGAGTCGGTTTGCTGACCTTTTTAGCGGAAGACACACAGTCGCGCTGTCGCGCACTCGCGTCGATCTtgtccgcgctgctgccttcgtTTCTGTTTGCAAACgcttcgccgctggcgacgtGTCTGGACgcgctcgagggcggcgcgcagcgactctCTGCGTTTATGCAGGCGGCCCTTTTCTgcccgctgcttcgcgccctCGAGTCTGCGGTCGCCACCTACTTTTCGCTCCTCTACTTTTGGTGGATGCGGCTGCCCGACAGAAGAGAGATCGAGCACCGCTTGATCGCCTCGACGCAggtcgtctcctcgctgcacgCCCTCGtgccggcggcgtcttctgcgccggcctcgaggcgcgtcgccgcgccggcgccggtctTCGCGGCGACCTCCCCGCCCTCGGCAATGGCAACTCGGTCCCTTTTCTCCGTGGACAGCCTCCTCTttgcgccagcgaggcgcctcgcgctcgcacatgcggcgccggccgccgcgggcggtgcCGCGCCCGACGTGCGCGAGTACTTGGACAACTACTTTCAGCAGCGCTGGGAGAAGGAGAATCCGCTGACGGCGTCCGTGtacgccgcagcgccctatctgctgcctgccgcgcagaagaagggcaccaagacgagcgcgaagagcgaggagaaggacgtTTTCGCGCGGGACttgccgcggaagcgcgagaagcccgAGGCCCTGACTGTCCGTGCGCGCGAAGTgaagctcgcgggcgcggccttcggctcgACGCTGGACAAAGAAGCCGTCATTGCACGCGCGACCAGCGGCGGGTACGCGCCAGAAGTTGCCCTTTTCGCCTCGAACTTGTCTCCACAGGAACTGCAAAAgtggcagcaggcgcaggcgcggagggtgAGCGAtcggccgcgctcgcgcccgacTAGCCAGCGGGGCTCCGCGTCGGGCTcacgcagctcctcgcctcACTCGCTGGGTTCCTCGTGGGCGCGGCCCGAGAGccggaaggagacagagcccgacggcgagagccgcgacgcgcggagaagcagcgcggccttcgcgtctcgcgcgcgcgccgcgactaAGGATCGAGACAGtgccagagagagagagcgaggcgacaaGCGGGAGAGATATGTCGGGCCCGTGATCAGCCTGGGGGGCGAAGACATCGCAATCGTCAcgcaccgccgccccccccccgcacgCGGCCCGCGACCGACGGGCGCCCCCAGCGCGAGCTTCGCGCCCGGCGCAATAGAtggcggagacggagaacagcgagaggccgagaggcccgcggaTGAAAAACAGACGCAAGATGCGGCCTCGAAACTCGTCAGGGGGCTCCACCTTGCAGACTTCCCTGCCTTCGATATCTTCTTTGGGCGCACGCGCAAGGCCTCGCGCGATAGCGACGTCTCTCTAGACGCGCAAGTCGACGACGAGGGGAACTCCGCCGCACAGAGAGAGCCCGGAGGCCGCTAG
- a CDS encoding hypothetical protein (encoded by transcript BESB_068700): MRTSATRGLRCARLILLACVAGAASVTLFAFGAPEVPQGSFVVTIPKGGIIEDVDLFVKLGPSQSLVVDNSEPQNVLHDPLEISRQVYKKRGSKCDPELRQEWAEVFPEAPEKYPFVDVTTGHVNGESAILFRTPAFYYLKEVATYCFILKDVKKDKQYTVYVEASTAASAFLPSAIVALSAALFAGFSSF; the protein is encoded by the coding sequence ATGAGGACCTCAGCcactcgcggccttcgctgtGCGAGGCTCatccttctcgcctgcgtcgccggagCTGCTAGCGTGACGCTTTTTGCTTTTGGAGCGCCTGAGGTCCCCCAGGGCTCGTTCGTGGTAACTATTCCCAAGGGAGGGATTATTGAAGACGTCGACCTCTTCGTCAAACTCGGACCTTCTCAGTCTCTAGTGGTCGATAACTCTGAACCGCAGAATGTCCTACATGACCCGCTTGAGATCAGCCGACAGGTATACAAGAAGCGTGGCAGCAAATGCGACCCCGAGTTACGCCAAGAGTGGGCTGAGGTGTTTCCTGAGGCACCGGAGAAATACCCGTTTGTTGACGTCACCACCGGACACGTGAACGGAGAATCAGCGATTTTGTTTCGGACGCCTGCATTTTACTATCTGAAGGAAGTCGCGACTTACTGCTTCATCTTGAAGGATGTGAAGAAAGATAAGCAATACACAGTTTATGTGGAGGCAAGCactgccgcgagcgcgttTTTGCCTTCCGCCATTGtcgcgctctcggcggcACTGTTCGCCGGCTTCAGCTCCTTTTGA